The Amycolatopsis sp. 195334CR genome includes a window with the following:
- a CDS encoding helix-turn-helix domain-containing protein: MLVGTPGESRCTVLELAGLREVDVEVYRAVVDRGAATAAELAGVVGLSRQRLASVLLVLCREGLVLRDGSRPARFSAVAPEVGLGLLCHRREQELERARLLAVELQERHRLALGGQPGGLVEVVHGAAAVAGRADRMIQAAAGEVCFVDKPPYARSPSDLHPVERELLARGVRFRGVYDRTALELHDLRADLELGLSLGEEARVVTDAPLKLILVDDAMALVPLHSHAPSVEAALVVHPCALLGALRSLFEFLWCDAMPLGLPGSPQARTELLSTVDMRLLALLTTGMPDRGIAKQLGMSYRTFQRRLHELMGVLGARTRFQAGLQAAARGWVTVPVTQPRTEPRQPADGAASR, from the coding sequence ATGCTGGTGGGCACCCCCGGCGAATCGAGGTGCACCGTGCTGGAACTGGCTGGCCTGCGCGAGGTCGACGTCGAGGTGTACCGGGCGGTGGTCGACCGGGGCGCGGCGACCGCGGCCGAACTGGCCGGGGTGGTGGGGCTGAGCAGGCAGCGGCTGGCGTCGGTGCTTCTGGTGCTCTGCCGGGAGGGGCTGGTGTTGCGGGACGGCAGCCGGCCGGCGCGGTTCAGCGCGGTGGCGCCGGAGGTCGGGCTCGGCTTGCTGTGCCACCGCAGGGAACAGGAACTGGAGCGGGCGCGGTTGCTCGCCGTCGAACTGCAGGAGCGGCACCGGCTCGCGCTCGGCGGGCAGCCGGGCGGGCTGGTCGAGGTGGTGCACGGGGCCGCCGCGGTGGCCGGGCGGGCGGACCGGATGATCCAGGCCGCGGCCGGTGAAGTGTGCTTTGTGGACAAACCACCGTACGCCCGCTCGCCGTCGGATCTGCACCCGGTGGAGCGGGAGCTGCTCGCGCGGGGGGTGCGGTTTCGCGGGGTGTACGACCGGACCGCGCTCGAACTGCACGACCTGCGCGCCGACCTCGAACTGGGGTTGTCGCTCGGGGAAGAAGCCAGGGTGGTCACCGACGCCCCGCTGAAGCTGATCCTGGTCGACGACGCGATGGCCTTGGTACCACTGCATTCGCACGCGCCGTCGGTGGAGGCCGCGCTGGTGGTCCACCCGTGCGCGCTGCTCGGCGCGCTCCGGTCGCTGTTCGAGTTCCTGTGGTGCGACGCGATGCCGCTCGGCCTGCCCGGCAGCCCGCAGGCCCGCACCGAACTGCTGTCCACTGTGGACATGCGACTGCTGGCGCTGCTGACCACCGGCATGCCCGACCGCGGCATCGCCAAGCAGCTCGGCATGAGCTACCGCACCTTCCAGCGCCGGTTGCACGAGCTGATGGGCGTGCTCGGCGCGCGCACCCGGTTCCAGGCCGGACTGCAGGCCGCGGCGCGGGGCTGGGTCACCGTGCCGGTCACCCAGCCCCGCACCGAACCCCGTCAGCCGGCCGACGGTGCCGCGAGCAGGTAG
- a CDS encoding S8 family peptidase produces the protein MNPRSPRTGATPARCLIAVLLLLFALPAAPAFAADPPVTTTAVARVHRLTLITGDVVTHTVDRDGRSTADIDAAESPGRPEPSFGTMTTPDGFFVYPSDALPFVSAGVLDRNLFNLSALAEDGRDDSTSGTIPVIADYDGEPGIQSLEQKADALAAAETRSVLPTASAVGLRVDKARAGEFWESLTAGSPRLRHDVARLTLDRRVRVVLDKSTAQVGAPAAWQAGLDGTGSTVAVVDTGIDAGHPDLAGKVTASADFSGEGDVVDRHGHGTHVASIAAGTGAASGGKYRGVAPAAKLVVAKVFDSSGAGDTSQVMAGIDWAVGTGAKIVNLSLGAGVTDGADPLSEQVDELSAKTGTLFVVAAGNSGPGDRTVTTPGSAAAALTVGAVDDAGKLAWFSSRGPRLRDALVKPELTAPGVEIAAARASGTAMGAPVDENYTSASGTSMATPHVAGAAALLLQQHPQWTGQALKNALASTAKDLGLRWFEQGAGLLDLNRVVSQPATGPATASFGRLERTPAGTAVTERTLAYTNESDQPLALSLSLSVQQWDGGKPPPDGVKLGTSTLSVPPKSTGQLTVTADPAKGAPGVYGGTVVASTPDGKTVLRTPLSTYHAPPLFPVTLRVLDSAGKPASMAAVQLIDDSGGTAYPNDPMLGPLTQQVDLVGGTGQVSLPAGRYSALGWVMERGLAVRRWSALSVAEASITGPAQLTLDATKAVPVDLVTPAPTDQRDRTVMLRRVLPSYVGEAGLTAGATAWQVRATPAPATKTGEISLQDTASLAQSTVAAKQGGTTLNPVYDVPTLAAAWPGEHTAPVVFAGAGRAEDFTGLDVKGKIALVRIPVPPGAADPVAAVFQGAVNAATQAAAAGAVAVVPYAGVPGALPITGLTSTTLPQLSLGWDQGELVRQAGTPLTLLVRAAPELMYNLSYLDANGVPAAHVRQVDHQQLVATRTGYHADLPGLSAQKNFYAFPTGRWKTQPLQGTKIPVPGSWTEYTGPGDDRQVWKRVVTQSGPGPGGKKASLAMHQQNIYRPGEKTRPDEHWFRAPVHSTAVELRPDHPARYPATADGWRVLCSLCRSGDLFAPALQWADSEGGHFTSPYENGKYFTTTETHLYRGDTEIPRDNAGDPFAQFPVYRLAPEPAVYRLSTVDVLPAQAQIGAPSTSLFAHAPRTETTWTFASARTTDAPPPGYHCHAEGTACAFQPLILLDHRFPLDLGNRAPAGGPFEFEITAAEHSGARGGGPVTQLKTAYSTDDGVTWTAATAKPLGDARWTVTVQHPPQAGAVSLRTEAKDSAGNTVTSTTLRAYLLAAPSAG, from the coding sequence ATGAACCCACGGTCCCCACGCACTGGCGCCACCCCGGCCCGATGCCTGATCGCGGTGCTGTTGCTGCTGTTCGCGCTACCGGCCGCACCCGCGTTCGCGGCCGATCCACCGGTCACCACCACCGCGGTCGCACGGGTGCACCGGCTCACCCTGATCACCGGCGACGTGGTCACCCACACCGTCGACCGGGACGGCCGGAGCACCGCGGACATCGACGCGGCCGAGTCACCCGGCAGGCCGGAACCCTCCTTCGGCACGATGACCACCCCCGACGGGTTCTTCGTCTACCCGTCCGACGCGCTGCCGTTCGTCTCCGCCGGCGTGCTCGACCGGAACCTGTTCAACCTCAGCGCACTCGCCGAGGACGGCCGCGACGACAGCACGAGCGGCACGATCCCGGTGATCGCGGACTACGACGGTGAGCCGGGTATCCAGTCGCTGGAGCAGAAGGCCGACGCACTGGCCGCCGCCGAGACCCGCAGCGTGCTGCCCACCGCGTCGGCCGTGGGCCTGCGCGTGGACAAGGCACGGGCGGGCGAGTTCTGGGAGTCGCTGACCGCCGGTTCGCCTCGGCTGCGCCACGACGTCGCGCGCCTCACCCTCGATCGCCGGGTCCGGGTCGTGCTCGACAAGAGCACCGCGCAGGTCGGCGCGCCGGCCGCGTGGCAGGCCGGTCTCGACGGCACCGGCAGCACGGTGGCGGTGGTGGACACCGGGATCGACGCCGGGCACCCGGATCTGGCTGGCAAGGTGACCGCGTCCGCGGACTTCAGCGGGGAGGGCGACGTGGTCGACCGGCACGGCCACGGCACGCACGTCGCGTCGATCGCGGCCGGGACCGGTGCCGCTTCGGGCGGCAAGTACCGCGGTGTCGCCCCGGCGGCGAAACTGGTGGTGGCCAAGGTTTTCGACAGCAGCGGTGCGGGCGACACCTCGCAGGTGATGGCCGGGATCGACTGGGCGGTGGGCACCGGCGCGAAGATCGTCAACCTGAGCCTGGGCGCCGGGGTGACCGACGGCGCCGACCCGCTGAGCGAGCAGGTCGACGAGCTGTCCGCGAAGACCGGCACGCTTTTTGTGGTGGCCGCGGGCAATTCGGGTCCCGGTGACCGGACGGTCACCACCCCGGGCAGCGCGGCGGCGGCGCTCACCGTGGGCGCGGTCGACGACGCGGGCAAGCTGGCCTGGTTCAGCAGCCGGGGCCCGCGCCTGCGTGACGCACTGGTCAAGCCCGAGCTCACCGCGCCGGGGGTGGAGATCGCCGCGGCCCGCGCGAGCGGCACCGCGATGGGCGCCCCGGTGGACGAGAACTACACCTCGGCCTCCGGCACCTCGATGGCCACGCCGCACGTGGCCGGGGCCGCCGCCCTGCTGCTGCAGCAACATCCACAGTGGACAGGACAGGCGCTCAAGAACGCGCTCGCGTCCACCGCGAAGGACCTCGGGCTGCGCTGGTTCGAGCAGGGCGCCGGGCTGCTCGACCTGAACCGGGTGGTCAGCCAGCCCGCCACCGGCCCGGCCACCGCGAGCTTCGGCCGGCTCGAACGGACCCCGGCCGGCACCGCCGTCACCGAGCGAACACTGGCCTACACCAACGAAAGCGACCAGCCGCTGGCGCTGTCCCTCTCGCTGTCCGTGCAGCAGTGGGACGGCGGCAAGCCCCCGCCCGACGGCGTCAAACTGGGGACGAGCACGCTGTCCGTACCCCCGAAGTCGACCGGTCAGCTGACCGTGACGGCCGATCCGGCGAAGGGCGCGCCCGGTGTCTACGGCGGCACCGTGGTCGCCTCCACCCCGGACGGGAAGACCGTGCTGCGCACCCCGCTCAGCACCTACCACGCACCCCCGTTGTTCCCGGTGACCCTGCGGGTACTGGATTCCGCGGGCAAACCGGCGTCGATGGCCGCGGTCCAGCTGATCGACGACTCCGGCGGCACCGCCTATCCCAACGACCCGATGCTCGGCCCGCTCACCCAGCAGGTCGACCTGGTCGGCGGCACCGGCCAGGTCTCGCTGCCCGCGGGCCGGTACTCGGCGCTGGGCTGGGTGATGGAACGCGGGCTGGCGGTCCGGAGGTGGAGCGCGCTGAGCGTGGCCGAGGCCTCGATCACCGGTCCCGCCCAGCTCACGCTCGACGCCACCAAGGCGGTGCCGGTCGACCTGGTCACCCCGGCCCCGACCGATCAGCGCGACCGCACGGTCATGCTGCGGCGGGTCCTGCCGAGCTACGTCGGCGAAGCCGGGCTCACCGCGGGCGCCACCGCCTGGCAGGTCAGGGCGACCCCGGCCCCGGCGACCAAGACCGGCGAGATCTCCTTGCAGGACACGGCTTCCCTGGCCCAGTCCACCGTCGCGGCGAAACAGGGCGGAACCACGCTGAACCCGGTCTACGACGTGCCCACGCTGGCCGCGGCCTGGCCCGGTGAGCACACCGCGCCGGTGGTCTTCGCCGGTGCCGGACGCGCGGAGGACTTCACCGGCCTCGACGTGAAGGGCAAGATCGCGCTGGTCCGGATCCCCGTGCCGCCGGGTGCGGCCGATCCGGTCGCCGCGGTGTTCCAGGGCGCGGTCAACGCGGCCACCCAGGCAGCGGCCGCCGGCGCGGTGGCCGTGGTGCCCTACGCCGGTGTCCCCGGCGCGCTGCCGATCACCGGGCTCACCAGCACCACGCTCCCCCAGCTCTCCCTCGGTTGGGACCAGGGCGAACTGGTGCGCCAGGCGGGCACGCCGCTCACCCTGCTCGTGCGCGCCGCGCCGGAACTCATGTACAACCTCAGCTACCTCGACGCCAACGGCGTGCCCGCCGCGCACGTCCGCCAAGTTGACCACCAGCAGCTGGTGGCCACCAGGACCGGGTACCACGCCGATCTGCCCGGCCTGTCCGCGCAGAAGAACTTCTACGCCTTCCCCACCGGCCGGTGGAAGACACAACCGTTGCAGGGCACCAAGATCCCGGTACCCGGCAGCTGGACCGAGTACACCGGCCCCGGCGACGACCGGCAGGTGTGGAAGCGCGTGGTCACCCAGTCCGGCCCCGGGCCGGGCGGCAAGAAGGCCTCGCTCGCCATGCACCAGCAGAACATCTACCGGCCCGGCGAGAAGACCCGGCCCGACGAGCACTGGTTCCGCGCGCCGGTGCACAGCACGGCCGTCGAACTCCGGCCCGACCACCCGGCCCGCTACCCGGCGACCGCGGACGGCTGGCGGGTGCTGTGCTCGCTGTGCCGGAGCGGGGACCTGTTCGCCCCGGCGCTGCAGTGGGCCGATTCCGAGGGCGGGCACTTCACCAGCCCGTACGAGAACGGGAAGTACTTCACCACCACCGAAACCCACCTCTACCGCGGGGACACGGAGATCCCGCGCGACAACGCCGGGGACCCGTTCGCCCAGTTCCCGGTCTACCGGCTGGCCCCGGAACCGGCGGTGTACCGGCTGTCCACCGTCGACGTGCTCCCCGCCCAGGCCCAGATCGGCGCGCCGAGCACCTCGCTGTTCGCACACGCCCCGCGCACCGAGACGACCTGGACCTTCGCCTCGGCCCGCACCACCGACGCACCACCGCCGGGTTACCACTGCCACGCCGAGGGCACGGCGTGCGCGTTCCAGCCGCTGATCCTGCTGGACCACCGGTTCCCGCTCGACCTCGGCAACCGCGCGCCCGCCGGCGGGCCGTTCGAGTTCGAGATCACCGCGGCCGAGCACAGCGGTGCCCGTGGTGGCGGTCCGGTGACCCAGCTCAAGACCGCCTACTCCACCGACGACGGTGTCACCTGGACGGCCGCGACGGCCAAACCGCTCGGGGACGCGCGCTGGACGGTGACCGTGCAGCACCCGCCGCAGGCGGGCGCGGTCTCGCTCCGCACCGAGGCGAAGGACAGCGCGGGCAACACGGTGACCAGCACGACGCTCCGCGCCTACCTGCTCGCGGCACCGTCGGCCGGCTGA
- a CDS encoding lamin tail domain-containing protein — protein sequence MRRLLSGSALALALLSLPVIAGAASAGQPDEVQPLASSTVVVNEISTRGPNGTLDEFIEIRNISNNPVDLTGYTMRVYGPQNALVDTITLPAGIVLSPKGNAGQFLVLTSQNFSGTIEDETNVVPFLLAGPEGIPVNGGVAVVSPTGTRVDGIAFSASVTAAKEGQPALPETQVTEQLAASSGRDIVSTDTDNNRQDFSLHQRTPGQLN from the coding sequence CGTCGTCTGCTGAGTGGTTCGGCTCTCGCGCTGGCCCTGCTGAGCCTGCCGGTGATCGCCGGTGCGGCCAGTGCCGGCCAGCCCGACGAGGTGCAGCCGCTGGCCTCGTCCACGGTGGTGGTCAACGAGATCTCGACCCGCGGCCCGAACGGCACGCTGGACGAGTTCATCGAGATCCGCAACATCAGCAACAACCCGGTGGACCTGACCGGGTACACCATGCGGGTCTACGGCCCGCAGAACGCGCTGGTCGACACCATCACCCTGCCCGCGGGCATCGTGCTCTCGCCCAAGGGCAACGCCGGCCAGTTCCTCGTGCTCACCAGCCAGAACTTCTCCGGCACCATCGAGGACGAGACCAATGTGGTGCCGTTCCTGCTGGCCGGCCCCGAGGGCATCCCGGTCAACGGCGGGGTCGCGGTGGTCAGCCCGACCGGCACCAGGGTCGACGGCATCGCCTTCTCGGCCTCGGTGACCGCGGCGAAGGAAGGGCAGCCCGCGCTGCCCGAGACGCAGGTGACCGAGCAGCTCGCGGCCTCGAGCGGCCGGGACATCGTCAGCACCGACACCGACAACAACCGGCAGGACTTCTCCCTGCACCAGCGCACCCCCGGCCAGCTGAACTGA